A region of Streptomyces sp. R44 DNA encodes the following proteins:
- a CDS encoding endonuclease/exonuclease/phosphatase family protein, whose translation MTDTLTPVAPAKAVARPRGRRRNRLVTGAAAAWLVLLLVEWAADGRIWLGQLVGIVPPAVFALVPLALAALAPLARGAARWRAAGAAGLALLLGFGQSGFDPAALWRAEPRPGPDAVRVFAWNTNSWNQLLGTQDHFYAFLKAKHADVYLLHEYQHVTADRKGKLPVDDLARLRREFPGYQVAVRGELVTLSRFPILRQPAVGPARDVPPGPRPAADWPTEYRAHKVLRTDVLVRGRAVSFYNVHMPVWNSMPDGLLSPAFYRHMRERFAPRRAQYEGLEADLAANRNPVVVAGDFNATAAMADLDPLRERLDDAAEVSTDPYPTSWEEGGWKPFWRTDWAFTGNGARAEKYAFGTPEKLSDHAVQDLWVALPGSG comes from the coding sequence GTGACGGACACGCTCACGCCGGTCGCGCCCGCGAAGGCCGTGGCACGGCCCCGGGGGCGCCGCCGGAACCGGCTGGTGACGGGCGCCGCGGCGGCCTGGCTCGTCCTGCTCCTCGTCGAGTGGGCGGCCGACGGCCGGATCTGGCTCGGGCAGCTCGTCGGCATCGTCCCGCCGGCCGTCTTCGCCCTGGTGCCGCTCGCGCTCGCGGCCCTCGCCCCGCTCGCCCGGGGCGCCGCCCGGTGGCGTGCGGCGGGCGCGGCGGGCCTCGCCCTGCTCCTCGGCTTCGGACAGTCGGGCTTCGACCCGGCGGCGCTGTGGCGGGCGGAGCCCCGGCCCGGCCCGGACGCCGTACGGGTCTTCGCCTGGAACACCAACTCGTGGAACCAGCTCCTCGGCACCCAGGACCACTTCTACGCCTTCCTGAAGGCGAAGCACGCGGACGTGTACCTGCTGCACGAGTACCAGCACGTCACCGCCGACCGGAAGGGCAAGCTGCCCGTCGACGACCTGGCGCGGCTGCGCCGGGAGTTCCCCGGCTACCAGGTGGCCGTCCGCGGCGAGCTGGTGACGCTCTCCCGCTTCCCGATCCTGCGGCAGCCGGCCGTGGGCCCGGCCCGGGACGTGCCGCCGGGCCCACGGCCGGCTGCCGACTGGCCGACGGAGTACCGCGCCCACAAGGTGCTGCGGACGGACGTGCTGGTCAGGGGCCGTGCGGTGTCCTTCTACAACGTGCACATGCCGGTGTGGAACAGCATGCCGGACGGGCTCCTCTCCCCCGCCTTCTACCGCCACATGCGGGAACGGTTCGCCCCGCGCCGGGCCCAGTACGAGGGCCTGGAGGCCGACCTCGCCGCCAACCGCAACCCGGTGGTGGTGGCCGGCGACTTCAACGCGACGGCCGCGATGGCGGACCTCGACCCGCTGCGGGAGCGCCTCGACGACGCGGCGGAGGTGAGCACCGACCCGTACCCGACGAGCTGGGAGGAGGGCGGCTGGAAGCCCTTCTGGCGGACCGACTGGGCGTTCACCGGGAACGGGGCGCGGGCCGAGAAGTACGCGTTCGGTACGCCGGAGAAGCTGTCCGACCACGCCGTGCAGGACCTGTGGGTCGCGCTGCCGGGGAGCGGATGA